The Pseudomonadota bacterium nucleotide sequence CCGCGCTTTTTGAGCTCGGCAGCGGCAATTCGCGGGTGCCGTCGACGCGGCTCTCGGTCAGTTCGTGGCGAAACGGCGCGCTTTCACTTGACATCGTTTTCCCACCGGACTTAGCTAGCGCAAAATTGGTTCAATTGGCCTAGAATTGGATCACCACATGGTCGGGGCAAATGACGGCCACGTCAAGCTCCACCGAGGCGAACCGCCAATCTGGCCAATCTGGACCAATGGTCGTGAAGTGTACCAGAATCCCCCGAGGGAGGGTCGACGAGCATGGCGTTTCCCACCAGTTCAAAGTACGTGATCATCGGCGCCGGTATCCACGGCCTGAGCACAGCCTACCACCTTGCGCTTGAGTTGAAGGCGCGCGGCAAGGGCAGCGGCAAGGACATCGTCGTCCTCGACAAGAGCGGTATCGCGGCCGGCGCAAGCGGCATCGCCTGCGGCGTCGTGCGCAACAACTACTTCCAGCCGGCGATGCGCGAGTTGATGGCGCAGTGCGTCGAGGTCTGGGAGAGCGATCCGGAGGCCTATCACTACCATCCGGTCGGCTACATGCAGATCTCGTGCGAGTCGATGCACGAGGATGTCTCGCAGATCTATAAGGAACAGCAGGGCATCGGCTACGAGTCGAGCTTCATCGAGGGCAAGGACGAATGCCTGGCCTATATGAAGAACATCCTGAGCGACTGGCGCGCGCCGGGCATCACCTCGGTGCTGCATGAAAAGAAGGGCGGCTACGCCAACAACACCTCGTCGATCTACGGGCTCGCCTCGAAGGCCGAATCCGAAGACGTGCGCATCATCACCGGGTGCGAAGTCACAGGCTTCGAGCGCGGCGGCGGCGCCGTCTCGAAGGTCAAGACCGACAAGGGCGACATCGAGACCGATCAGGTCATCGTCGGCGTCGGACCCTGGGTCAAACACATCTGGGACATGCTGGACCTGCCCAAAGAAGTCTCGATCAAAGGCGCTGACGGCACG carries:
- a CDS encoding FAD-dependent oxidoreductase, whose translation is MAFPTSSKYVIIGAGIHGLSTAYHLALELKARGKGSGKDIVVLDKSGIAAGASGIACGVVRNNYFQPAMRELMAQCVEVWESDPEAYHYHPVGYMQISCESMHEDVSQIYKEQQGIGYESSFIEGKDECLAYMKNILSDWRAPGITSVLHEKKGGYANNTSSIYGLASKAESEDVRIITGCEVTGFERGGGAVSKVKTDKGDIETDQVIVGVGPWVKHIWDMLDLPKEVSIKGADGTMHDGIGMWKYWCLEEGVLGVDPDFQKTNDGGMPPVIHVDTDVPLKSDVDGSVITEEMWGIYYKPDFHFDGIQGGAMPYKVETPVDEVAVDPYGPDSPDFIVGDDIAHKWAKSRH